In Plasmodium knowlesi strain H genome assembly, chromosome: 8, the DNA window GTGGAGAATCACAAAATTTCATCACCTCCACAGTAATACCGTTAAATTTTCGACCGTTTAACACTTCCACTgctttttttacattctcGTAATTGTAGTATTCTATAATACCAAacctttctttattttcgtCTTGAAAAATATTAGCATAATTTACGGATCCTATATCCCTTCCAAAGTCCTTTAGATCCTGCCAGCTAGCTTTTTCATCCACATTTCTTATTACAATTCTTAaggcatttttcttctctctgaTTTCATTTCTATTAGGGGAATAGTTCCTTCCGTATGTGGGGGGATAATAATTTCTATTGTCATTTCGATTGTTAAAATAGTTACCTGCATGATGTGGTTGTACATTTAATTCTTctccaaaaaataattgtcCGTTCTCTTCCTTTATGGCAATCTCAGCATGGGATGTTTTCTCATACTCTATAAATGCAAACCTCGTTTTCCATTGCATATTTACAATATCTCCATATTTTAGAAATTTCCTCCTTACATCTTCTTCTCTGGCTTCGGGAGATATATTTCCTACGAAAATTTTACATGGGTCtgcttttttataaaaataattcctcaTCTCTCTTGGTCTCTCTCTTCTCATCATTCCAATATTCTTTCCCATTCGGTTGGATTCATTATCGTATATGTATCTTTGTCTCTCTCCACCAGGCGAATATCTCCTCATATTCATTCTTTCATCACGACCCTCTCGATGCTCGTACGTATTGTTGCTGTATGGCCCACctgggtggtggtggtgtgGGGGACGCTCGTACGGGGGGCGATCATATGTTGGACGATCATGCGCATAGCGTTCATGTGGGGGGCGTTCATATGGTGGGCGATCATGTGGGTAACGTTCGTGTGGGGGGCGATCATTCGCATAGCGTTCATGTGGAAGACGATCATATATGGGGCGATCATATATGGGGCGATCATATGTTGGACGATCATGCACGTAGTGGTCTCCGTTTTTGCCGTCCCACTTGCTACTACGTTCATTCTCGTACTTGTACTTATCAACGCGCTTTCGATCTCCATTTCGATCTCCATTTCGATCATCATACACCGCACCGTTTCTATTTCTCTCCTTCGAAAGATTCCTTTTGGGAGATTTATTGTAATATTTGTCTCTTGCCAACTTATGATGATGTGGACTACGACTGCGTGTTCGTGTTCGTGTGCGGCTGCGGCTGTGGCCCCTATTGGCATCATGCCCGTTTTCGCGGTGGTGAGGGCGCTGCACATGTTGGTGGTAATCTCTCCTGTCCCTCGAATAATTGCGACCCCTCTCTACATTAGATGCTTCATTTCTTTTGTGGTAATTATCTATGGAAGACTTCCTATAACCGCCATGGTTATGTTCATTCTTGTGATGGTATCTCCCTCCTACATTCATCCTTTCGCGACTCCTGGATGCATACCTCCTGCTTTCCTCCATGTGGTAAACCTCTTTGTTGTCTTTCATAAGGAAAATTCACTCCTTCAAGTGATTGCAATTCTCCTCTTTCCTCCTGTGTCTATCCTCTCTGTGATAATACTTTTCTTTCGCTTCTTCGTGCAGTGCGTTTGGCTttgacaggaaaaaaaaaaaaattctataTATGGAATATCACCATTCACCAGCACAAAAACTACTATACAACTACATGCACCTCTGTTTATGTAACTTTCCACTAAAAGGTGTAAAATGGGGACAGGCACTGCGCGATGGGGCAAATGTTTCTTTGTTTGTCCTGTCGCCAGAACTACACAATCAATgggcttgaaaaaaaaaaattatcttttattttcaccaAGCATAAATtgccatatatataatacgtCGTCCCTGTAATAAATAACGCATGGATGAAACCTCcgccgatttttttttttttttctcacactTGTGCAAATCTACAAAAGGTACGGTACgtatttttgccttttcgcTTATCTTCCTttaattcttattttttccacaagGCGAATTTATGTTATCGccaaaaaaatgctaaacaatgcatgaaaaaaaaaaaaaaagtagcgaTGGTAATGCGAACGCGAAAGTGTAAActaaggggaaataaaaaaaattaccaagcTTGCAAAACTAGCAGCTGGATTAAAAATGTCACTTCTGTTTCTGTTCGTATATGCTCCTtccaaatggaaaggaaaagaatgacgcaaaaaatggaaagaaaaagtgaaaaatgctAAGCGCAAAATGTTATGGCatggcatatatatatatatataaaaaaaaaaaaaaaaagttatctttttttgctaggtagtttttccttccccctactctggtataatttaaaaaatttaagtgctccataaaaagaaatggcaatACTTCCCTTGGAATAAGATAATTGCTCTTCGAAAGGTGCACGCATATGGCTCAGTTTATTTCGCACATAAATTTATCCTCTACTCATCATGTATACATCCACTTTGTTTTGCATACCATTTGGGCTTATATGCTCTTCTCGCATTTCTTCGCGATGTACACAAAATGCATACGGGTCGACGAGCTTACATGAACGTTCCAGAACGTGTAGCCTCTCCTTCGTGTGAATTATATGCCTTCGGGGGCggtgttatttttttgccgCTTTAACAATTTCTTTGTTTAGGAAAATTTCCCAGTTATATATGCCCCATTTTACCAATTTGGCTCTTCCTATATTTCCTTGGTTGGATTGGCGAATAATTAACACCGTTGATAGCCCGTTGGACGCACCTAGCCCGCCGCAGCTTTTCCATCTTTATTACCGATGTCAAATTTCTGTGCTGCGTTAGGGAATTTACACTTCAcgtaccccttttttttttttttttttttttttttttggtgctCTTAATATAGTAGCAAATAcgtgtacgcatatatatatatatatatatatatatatatatatatatatatatatatatatatatatatatatgtatgcacaataACTCGACGTTCCTATGacaaaatcctttttttctttcttatttCCAACTGCTGGTTACAAAAATGCCCCATTCAATTATATGCATgtttctacatatatacatgcactacacaatgtaaatttttatttttccattgacttctttcgcttttttttttttttttttttcgggggGGAGCACCTTAACCCCCCCCATTTATCACTCGTCCGAAAGGCAACTTCATTTCGGGAAAATCAAAAGGATCGTGCACAAATGGCGAAATATTTACCCTTATAACCTTCGCAGAGGTAATATTACACAGGGGTGATCCACCAATCACTTggcatttcttcttccgttGGATTCTCACTttgtttataaaaattagCTGGTGCGTGGTATGGGCAAGTCATGTATATACCTATACGCCTAAGGAACAGAATATAATTGTGTTTGGATTATTTTACACCTTCCTTCTtgtgattttttccttttttttttttttttaatcctctTGGCATTggaacatacatatatatacatataaacgTATGAGCACAACTGATTTACTAACTCCCTGCTGGAATTCCCACTTTAAAATCGCCTTACAAAGTAGCTAACTCTTATACATGTTCTTCGGAAAGCTTCCAATACGAAAATGCATATAAGGTGAAGGGCAAGGGGCTCAACGTGTACTCATGCCCATATGTGCAAGACCTTAAGGTTGTTTCTTtcaatatatataggtacaACTTTTACGTAGCCCCTCTTAGTTTGACGCTTATATATTGGCAAACTGAATATGTCCATAAGTGTGTTTATGGTTTCCTCTGCTTTTTCTCGAACAGCTTAGCATCCACGTGCCCTGTTCCACACCGCGTGCATAAACAATCATTCAATTAATCGGTCTTCGATGAAAATTCCCCCTCTTTCTACACAGGAATATAGCCCCTATTATCCAAACTTATAATACAGCCAAATGTACCATTCTTTGTCACGACCCCAACAATCAGAGCGCGTGAATCCTCTCTAAAACATGTTAGCAATTCCTCATTACCcgtgtacgtatatacattcatacatggTAGTTCCCCCCAATACATAAACACCCATATACACAAGAGGGGGGAGGAGTACCCACTTTACTGTGACAGAATATAAATTTTAATACTCTTTCCAAATTGTAAAAGAGCACAGCAGCCGTAACTGTTAATAATTCGATCCGTTCAGCTGATAAAATATGGTATCTTCCAATTgagctgtaaaaaaaaaaaaaatgctaagaATTTAAGTCGGCGTGATCCCTCACCCTTTCCACAGTTTTGCCCCATTCGTATTGGTATACAATCATACGACCATGCATATAAGTCCGCCAAAGCGCCATAGTGCTGAACTCCTTTGTCAACCCTTTTGTACATGCGAAAATTCCACACAGTCATCAcgtttgataaaaataaaaagtgacAACATCTTTTGACATGACGCACCGGAGTTCTGCATGATTgacaaatttaatttaatagTATAGTTGCATAATTCACCATCGTTGAGACAGTTTCTTCTCGAAACATTTTatcgaaaatttttatcgAAAAATTTCCTTGAGCGTTGCAAAAATGagtattaaaataaattcctctcgttcttttttaatatatcaCTTCTTAAGCACTATTTGGCTAAGTGCAAAATGACAAACATGTGTAAAGCACAAATGGTAAAATGCTCGACAACAGTTTCAAGTACAAATTattccaaaaaggaaaaattaaaaattttatgtcTAACTTCCATTCCTTAAATCAACACACATTTGTATGTTCACGCATACAGACAGAAttacaaatatacatatatgtgcacctTTGCcattcattccatttttgctattttaCACCTTTTCGCCTTTCCCATATTACTTTGCATATCTTGGCGTATAATtctgaaccgttcaggtaaaaaaaaaaaaaaaaaaaaaaaaaaaaaactgcctAAAGTAAAACAAAGCCAAAACAGCCATTTTGGTGGAATAGCCATTTCGAATATTCAACTTATGCtatacccattttttttttttttttttaatcactTCTGCCTTTTCGAGGATATATGCTCTGTAATAGATAAAAACTACAAGCAGGCGTAAACTTCTCCACAGTttcataaaataaaatgcagtGATCTTTCCCTTTACGTTCGATCTGTATCGTTTTACTTGATTTTCCCACTTAGCAGGTCGTAAAAAATAGTATCACTCCACTTTTcgagttgcattttttcccaagCCCGCAATACACCACATAATCGTATATTCACATAATCTATGCTGTGTTAGACGCCTCAATAAATTTGCTTcctctacatttttaaagcaaaaaaaatatgattaaAAAAGGTACGATAGAATAGTGTAGCCACAAACTGCTCATCATAAAAGTGTACTAGatatacgtatataaacatatatataatgccACATGAACGACGACCACATAATCCCATTCTGTTACTGCTTTTTAATAACTCCCTGAATgttttgatatttttcaaatttgcatAAATACATAGTAACATTTTAACGCGTTTCACGGGAAAGCGTAACGACGCACACAGCggacacatatatgcacgtaCTCAGGTACAAATGCTTTCTTTTCTTGTGTtgcatacgtatataaaCTGAAATCATTTTTCTCAACAAAATTTCAATTGTAGGACTCCAATATATTTGCTTACTTTTTCCATTATACAAATCCCATAttgttaataaaaagaaaaaaaaaaaaaattcgatgTTTCCCTTATGATAACAATCATTGtcctttttaacttttcGAAAATGTgataattttacaaaaaaaaaaaaaaataataaaccaAACAAATttgcacataaaaaattatagaaGTCTGTTTCGTTGATATATTATTCCCACCCCATTAGCCTTAAATATTAAGTAGCTCCTTAAtaagcacacacacaaaaaaagaggaaataatgGTATTATAATGGCAATATAACGGCATCGTAACAGCAGAACCAAGTGACGGGAATAGtacaaatgaaacaaaataaCAAATCAAATTACTTTCCAGTAAACCCACAAGAGCTTTCTCAAAAATAATGCTAATGGTTAAATCAATCggatggaaggaaaattttttgttttaatatGATCCATTCGGTAACATCAACATATGTGCTATATATCGAATAACAAATTTTCCTTATTGACCATCCTGCCacaattttttgtgcattgGGGCACAATATGGCTTGCTTCCACCGGCATAGgtaaatgaacagaaaaaacttCGCCCGATTCGTCCCTCACATCTGTACACATTGGCATAGTGCTATTATACAAATACTACAattgtattttatttctccccAGCTGTGTAACTGCTCTGTGTGTGTTGATGTACTTGCTAACTTCTTTCTCCATCGTTCTTTTTCAAGAATTCTCTTGCGCGGTCTTgttcaaataattttcaaGTTCATAAATTTTGACATCTAAAAATTTATCCATTTCTGTTAAATTGTTATACTGATTTTCGTACTCCTTCATTTCTATTAACAGTTTACTTAAAATATCCTTTAGGGAGTTAAATTTTAAGCTTACATTCAGCTGATTTTCAAAATCTTCCGTTCCTAAACATTTGTTCAGATTAATATACTCCAAATTATAGTTAGCATTAACACTTTGTAGCTTATTATTCAAATCCTGTTTTATTAGCTCATTCCTCCTGTACTTGATTTTGTCATTTATTTGAATTTCTTCCGCAACATTTTCAAAAGAttgctttaaaaaatttaaaaaattgtttccATATTGATTTAAAATATCTTCATACTTAACATCTTTCAcctcttttaatttttccaaaatgttgGAAGCGTTGTACTTTTGTTCAAACTTTATGTTTTCCGttctcattaattttttcaacaaaataatgttctcttcgtattttttctcttcttctatttcttcttcttttttttctgacgtTATAtccgaaaataaaaaattccatATGAACTTCAACTCATCAACGGTCGACATGTTTCTCTTTGtgcagggaaggaaaaagaagagtttGCGTGGAATAGCACGGCAGTTCGCAATTTTGCATATCTCCTTTTTGACACTATTCTGCTATTGGAACATAACttactttttctcccttttcgtCGCTTTCGTTTGTTCCTTTCCACTCtgttgtttttaaaattcacaAAGAATTTGCGCCCTCTCAATGAATGGATataaaagttaaaaaattaattcgaCAAAGCCGATTTtttcgaagaaaaaatttggcGCATGCACTTACTGCGTATgctttatatatgtataggcACACAAATGCAGAGCATGTAAACCACCTCCTGCGTGCATAGACGGTATACACCAAATAAATGATACCTATTCGCATAACATCTCCGCTTGATTATTTTACGCACACGATGAATCCCAATTCATCGGAAGGAAGCACGATTGCGCGTTTCGCAGTGTACAGGCAAAAATAAAGGTAAATTTCCTTTCCGTGCgcgaaaattttcaaattcaaGCATTCATACGTTCATTCGTTCGTATATTCGTGCGTCTCGAAAATGGCAAAACAGCCATTCACAGCATTGTGGCAAATATGCCAAACGGGGGAAAAGCGTGTAATGGGAAATTTTTCCAAGTTAACCATTCCTCCgctttgtttaattttttgcgtAATAAAATTCgctcataatttttttctttttttttttttttttttttcgtttacacatatgtacacgcaCCGCGTTCTATCCGAACggcacaaaaatatttttgcctCGGGTTAAgtagcaaaataaaatattcacCTATAAGCTTAAtcaatttatttcttattgtGTGCAAGgggtttcttcttttttttttttttttaattttgttcgGTATGGCAAAAGGGCAACTTTTTCGCAGTTTATCTCGCGTTGCTATTTATAACGCATTCCGTTGGGGGAATAtgtaaaaatgatgaaatatgAGCCAGCGTTCTCAAAGGGTACAGCCAAAGAGGTTCGAAAGCAGCCTTCTGGTAACGGAGTACACCAGTCTTCTTTATAAAAGGGAAGTCTCTCCCGCGTGTAATTTTATTCCTGCAGCTTGTACCTTGTGGGGGGTCCGAGCTGACCAACACCAAACTCGGTATATACCAAAAAGAATATAGGAAGAATATCCACATGCATGTCACACAGAGAGAACTCAAACGCGTTTAAGTAAAATATACGATAATATTATCTGAaactcatttttcctttttgtgcatttgttTACATACCTTGAGATATGCTCGCCTTGGCACTGCACCTTTGCACACAAaatggttattttttttttttttttttttagccatTTTGCGAAATAATATGAAcagttaatatttttccttcttttttttttttttttttttgcgctccAAAGTAGCACTTTTCTATGCCACTTTTTCTGAAAAGACCTTTTGGATTTATCTGTAGTTCTCTTTCCCATGTGTGCACAGCAAAGGAGTAGGTATGATGAACTGAATTCACTCCGCAGACGTTCTTAAATTTGAATGTGCACATCCCCGCGTAGCCCTTTCATATTAACCCCTATCATAACCCCTGCTTGCGCACGCTGTGGTATAGTTTTCCACAACTGGCACtgagaaaaaaggatatatatacTGTAGTTGctaaaaatgataactccccCATGTGTGCCAAATGTATTCGCGTTTCacaaatgcatatgtacCTTAGGTATTGTCCCACcatggaaatggaaaaataattgcCCCTATGGTGCCCTTCTGCTGTGGGGACATATGCACCCCTCATGTCCAAATTCACACATAAATTAATTTCTGGTCATGTCATACCTTTTAGCGATGCTGCACCATACTGTGGTGTTGTTAACGGGCGTACAATTTtgtaagaaaaaggaaaacaaagttTA includes these proteins:
- a CDS encoding RNA-binding protein, putative, whose translation is MKDNKEVYHMEESRRYASRSRERMNVGGRYHHKNEHNHGGYRKSSIDNYHKRNEASNVERGRNYSRDRRDYHQHVQRPHHRENGHDANRGHSRSRTRTRTRSRSPHHHKLARDKYYNKSPKRNLSKERNRNGAVYDDRNGDRNGDRKRVDKYKYENERSSKWDGKNGDHYVHDRPTYDRPIYDRPIYDRLPHERYANDRPPHERYPHDRPPYERPPHERYAHDRPTYDRPPYERPPHHHHPGGPYSNNTYEHREGRDERMNMRRYSPGGERQRYIYDNESNRMGKNIGMMRRERPREMRNYFYKKADPCKIFVGNISPEAREEDVRRKFLKYGDIVNMQWKTRFAFIEYEKTSHAEIAIKEENGQLFFGEELNVQPHHAGNYFNNRNDNRNYYPPTYGRNYSPNRNEIREKKNALRIVIRNVDEKASWQDLKDFGRDIGSVNYANIFQDENKERFGIIEYYNYENVKKAVEVLNGRKFNGITVEVMKFCDSPLNLKFRNGGEDKKDGNSYHHYSGDKDRIYHRDGYDAERDGYRRDRFFERPHDRDDRRDEGHDRNKFGRDEKEDEQHDKSDRDHRRGSMNSDRRRDDSQDKERADGVGGGNREGREDGNDMERQSQLSGRRGNSKDKEDNFGEADRLSRKSGSSARSGNNMKDKYNSGGRGATDGMKQGRNKRNDRSQSADNVGEDQRTSMKGKDKEDEYSVDKEREEAIKNDRELSTRGDDEDENMYRSDEEGSVLGSTNVRDKIEQNADGDLKDGQAERYDRSRSRSRSVSVKAKYQSRKRNTKGRRKGRRGSEDSSSRRDLQDSYYDNNSNNEKWATSKKVCVDKANSTESGS